In Streptomyces capitiformicae, one genomic interval encodes:
- a CDS encoding aldo/keto reductase → MNTRTRPFPPTGRLLGAVGLGCAGMSPWMYARPQLDDQASAALLYAALDLGVTFLDTAGVYGEGHNETLIGQTLVSRRREAFLATKVGLVVDDLATMALHRDGRPAHLRNAVEASLRRLRTDTVDLCYLHRIDPAVPLEDSWGALAEMVTEGKIGHLGLSDVRIREADQAHRIHPVAAIQSELSLWSRLSLGNRAHEEDTVGWCARNGALFVPFAPLGRGFLTGTITPDTPFPPGDLRARHPRFTPPARAANLQIVTVLRTVAERHAATPAQVALAWILSQGQHVIPIPGTTRPTYLRDNTHAADLELTPQDLADLNNAPPATEDHS, encoded by the coding sequence ATGAACACGAGGACCAGACCCTTCCCACCGACCGGACGGCTGCTCGGAGCCGTCGGCCTGGGCTGTGCCGGGATGAGCCCCTGGATGTACGCCCGCCCGCAACTCGACGACCAAGCCTCAGCCGCGCTGCTGTACGCAGCCTTGGACCTCGGAGTCACATTCCTGGACACCGCGGGCGTATACGGCGAAGGTCACAACGAGACGCTGATCGGCCAGACTCTGGTCTCCCGCCGCCGCGAGGCGTTCCTCGCCACCAAGGTCGGCTTGGTCGTGGACGACCTCGCCACCATGGCACTGCACCGCGACGGCAGACCAGCACACCTGCGCAACGCGGTCGAGGCGAGCCTGCGCCGCCTGCGTACCGACACCGTGGACCTGTGCTACCTGCACCGCATCGACCCGGCCGTCCCCCTGGAGGACAGCTGGGGCGCCCTCGCCGAAATGGTGACAGAGGGCAAGATCGGCCACCTCGGCCTCTCGGACGTCCGCATCCGGGAGGCCGACCAGGCACATCGAATCCACCCCGTCGCCGCCATCCAGTCCGAACTCTCCCTCTGGTCCCGACTATCGCTCGGCAACCGGGCACACGAGGAAGACACCGTCGGCTGGTGCGCCCGCAACGGTGCCTTGTTCGTCCCCTTCGCCCCCTTGGGACGCGGATTCCTCACCGGCACCATCACCCCGGACACCCCCTTCCCGCCCGGCGACCTGCGCGCCCGCCACCCCCGCTTCACCCCTCCGGCCCGCGCCGCGAACCTACAGATCGTCACCGTCCTGCGCACGGTCGCAGAGCGCCACGCCGCGACCCCGGCCCAGGTCGCGCTCGCCTGGATCCTCTCCCAGGGCCAGCACGTCATCCCCATCCCCGGTACCACCCGCCCGACGTATCTACGGGACAACACCCACGCAGCGGACCTGGAACTGACGCCCCAAGACCTCGCCGACCTCAACAACGCACCCCCGGCGACCGAGGACCACTCCTGA